The Methylosinus trichosporium OB3b genome includes the window GCGCGGCCTCGCCGTCTTCGTCGTCGATGCGGCTTCGTCCTGCCGCAAGATGGCGGAGCGCCTCGTCGACGCCAAGGCCCCCGGCCTCGCGACGCGCCTCGACAGCCTACCGGCGCGGCTCTTCGGACTCGGCGAGGCGCTGCGTCCGCAGGCGGCCGCCGAGGAGCTCGGACTGCTTCATCTGATCGCGGAAGCCTATCGTCGGCAGGCGACGCTCGACGCGCCGCTTCGCGACGACGTGCGCCAGATGATCGGCTGGACGCAGACGCGCGAGGCCTTGCTCGCCGATTCCGGCGCGCTGCGGGTCTCGGGTCGTTGGCGCGTGTTCCTGACGCGAGCCATCGTCCAGCCGGATCGGCTGAGGCGGGTCGAGACTTGGCTCCTGCGCGAGCGCGACGCGCAAGGGCCGCGCTTTGCGTTGCTGCTCGATTTCGTGCCGCTGTCCGGCGGCGGCAACGTTTTCGGCTATTCGACTGGAGACGGGTTCGAGGCCGAGCTTGTCTTTTACGGCTCTCCCGTGCCGTTGCGAGCGCTGGTCGCGCGCCAGATCGGGCCTTCGGCGCAGAGCTCCGCGGCGCCTCTCCCCCAGCAGTCGCTCGGGCGCGCCTTCGAGACCTATCGCAGCGCGCTCGCCGCGCGGCCCTGGCTCGATATCTGGCCGATGGCCTTCCACGGCGCGCGCGTCCGACGCGCCGCCTCCGGGACCTTTCTCGTCGACGAGACGGACGCAGGCTTCGCTCTGCCGCTCGCTTCGGAGCAGGACGCCGCCGCGCCCGGCCTCGCCATGGCGTCGCGACTCGACGGCGTCGGCCTCTGGGATGGACGCGTATTTCTCCTCGCCGAAGCGAGTTCCGATCTCGGCCGATGGACGCAGGCATGAGGCGCGCGGCCGTCTCCTCTCTCCTGCCCGGCTTCGTCGTCGGGACGTCGCGACGCGCGCTCGATTATTCGCGCCTCGCCGTTCCGCCCGCCGATCCGAAGGCCGATCTGAAAGCTCTGGCGCTGCTCGCGACGGCGTTGCGCTTCGCGCCGCCGCCCGCGCCGGAAACCTATTTCGCGGTCAGTCCGCGCGACTCCGGGCGGCGCCTCGTGACGCAAGAACAGCGCGCGCTCATGCTTCGTCTCTTCGCCTCCGGGAAGCCCGCGCTCGCGCCACAGGACGATCTCGCTTTCGCTGTCGCGCTCGCCATGGAGCGGGCGCGAGTCGCGCCGCATCCATTCGATTTTCACCGCTTGGAGCCCTTCCTGCGCGCGCATGCGGAACGGTTCGGCGCCGACGCGCTGGCCTTCATCGAGCGCGACAAGGCGATCGAGGAACGGCGCAGCTATTTCGACGCGGAATTCATCGTCGACGACAATTGGATCGACGCCACGCCCGCCCGCCGCGGCGATTTTCTCGAGCGGCGCCGGCTGAGCGATGCGCCCCGCGCGCGGGAGTTGGCGGAGGCCGTTTGGTCCGGCGAGTCCGCCGACATGCGCTTTCGTCTGCTGAAAGCCTTTCGTGTCGGGCTCTGCGTCGAGGACCGCGCATTTTTGGAAGGGCTCGCCAAGGATCGCGCGCCCAAGGTGCGCGACCTCGCCGCGCGCCTTCTCGGCAAGCTCGCCGGCGCCGATCCGATGCTGGCGGAGGCGATGAAACGCATTCGCGTCGGCAGCCGGGGCCTGCTGCGCAAACGCCTCGCGCTGACGATGGAGCTGCCGGCGACCGTGGCAAAGAATAATTGGCGTCAATGGGTGCGCGAGACATTCTCCGAGATCGAGATCGCCGATTTCGTCTCGGCGCTCGGCGCGACAGAAGAGGAAGCGATCGAGGCGGCGAAGGGCGATGCGCCGCTCCTCGGCGCAATGCTGCTGATGACGCTCCGTGCTCGCCGCTTCGATCTCTTCCGCAAGGTCGCGCCCCTCGGCGCCGATCCGCTCTGGCTGCTGATCGAGGATTTCTTCGCCGACAGCCTCGATCTTCCGCCGGACGATCGGCAGTCCTTCGCCGCCGCCATTTTGCAGGCGGAGGCGCCCGACGCTCGCGGCGGTGGAGTGCTGGCGCAAGCGATGAGCCGTCTGCTGCGCATTCTCGAAGCCCCGCTCGCCGCGCCGACCTTCGACCATCTCTTTCAGTTGGTGGCGAAAGCCGATGCGCAAGCCGTCGAAGCGGCGGCCCAGCCCCGCCTCGTCGCCCTGGCGCCCGCCGAATTCCACCCGCGCCTGCGCTCGCGTCTCGAGGCCAACGCCTCGGATGAGGCCGCGCAAAGCCTCGTCGCGCTCGATCTTCTCGACAGTCTCGAAAGCATTTCGACCCATGGCCAATAATATGAATGAACTGAAATTGCGCCGGCCCGCAGAAGATATTTTCGTGCAGGAGCTCGACGCGCTGCGGCGCGGCGACGACCGGCCTCGGCCCGAGAATTGGCTGATGTCGCCGCAGGCGGCGGTCACTTATCTCATCGGCGGAAAGGCCAAGGACGGAACACCGATCTCCGCCAAATATGTCGGCAATCGGCGCCTCGTCGAGACGGCGGTCGCGACGCTGGCGACGGATCGCGCGCTGCTGCTGCTCGGCCTGCCGGGCACGGCGAAATCATGGGTGTCGGAACATCTCGCGGCGGCCGTCTCCGGCACGTCGAAGCGGCTCATTCAATGCACCGCCGGCACGGACGAGAATCAAATCCGCTATGGCTGGAACTACGCCATGCTGCTCGCGCATGGTCCATCCATGGACGCGCTCGTCAAGACGCCGCTGACGCGCGCCATGGAGGATGGAAGCATCCTTCGGCTCGAGGAGCTGACCCGCATGGGCTCCGACACGCAGGACACGCTCATCACCGTGCTGTCGGAAAAGACGCTGCCGATCCCCGAGCTCGACACGGCCATAGACGCGCGGCGCGGCTTCAATGTCATCGCGACGGCCAATAATCGCGACAAGGGCGTCAATGAATTGTCCTCCGCGTTGAAGCGGCGCTTCAATGTCGTCGTGCTGCCGTCGCCGGCGACGATCGAGGAAGAGACCGGAATCGTCGTCAAGCGCGTGCGCGAGACCGTCACAGGACTCGGCCTGCCGCCGATCAAATCGCCGGATGCGGAGCTCATGCGCATCGTCACTCTGTTTCGGGAATTGCGCGACGGCAAGACGCTGAACGGCAAGATCAAGCTGAAGACGCCCTCTGGCTCGCTCTCCACGGCGGAGGCGATCTCCGTCGGCGTCGGCGCCTGGGCCGAGGCGGCGCATTTCGGCGAGGGCGCGATGGCGGCCGAGCACATGGCCGCCAATCTCGTCGGCGCCGTAGTCAAGGACCCGGTGCAGGACATGGTCGCGCTTCAAGAATATCTCGAGAATGTGATGCGCTCCCGCGAGGGATGGGACGATCTCTATGGCGCGATCCGCGACGTGATCTGACGCGATGGACTCCCATCTCCATCTTCTCGGCGTGCGCCATCACGGGCCGGGCTCGGCGGCGCTGCTCGTCGCCGCGCTCGACAGGCTCGACCCCGCCGTCGTGCTGATCGAGGGCGCGCCGGAAGGCGAAGCGCTCGCGCCGCATGTCCGCGGCGACGGGTTGAAGCCGCCGGTCGCCATGCTGTTCTACGCGCCGGGCGAGGCCAAGCGCGCGGTCTTCGCGCCCTTCGCGGAATTCTCGCCCGAATGGCAAGCCATGCGCTGGGCGCTCGCGCGCGGCCGTCCTCTGCGCTTCATCGATTGGCCGGCGAGCGTCTCTCTCGCCTTCACGCAGAAGGACGAGGATGCGGAGGCGCAGCGCTCCGACCCGCTCGACCTTCTGGCCGAAGCGGCCGGCGTCGCCAATGGCGAAGCGCTGTGGAATACGCTCGTCGAGGAGAGCGGCGGCGCGAGCGATCCAGTCGCCGCTTTCGCCGCCATCGGCGAAGCCATGACCGAGGCGCGCCGCCATGCCGAGGAGAGCGGCGCGCCCGCCGCCCGTCGCGACGCGATCCGCGAAGCCTTCATGCGTCTCTCCATCCGGAAGGCGCTTCAGGATTTCGGCGGCGCCGTGGTCGCGATCGTCGGCGCCTGGCACATCGACGGCCTCCGCGCGAAAGTTTCGCCCACGGTCGACAAAGCGACGATCAAAGGCCTCGCGAAAGTGAAGGTCGAAGCGACCTGGGCGCCCTGGACCGACAGCCGTCTCGCCTTTGCCTCCGGCTATGGCGCCGGCGTCGTCTCGCCCGGCTGGTTCCGACATCTCTGGCGCGCCTATCGCGAAGAGACGTTCGAGCCCCTATCCTTCGCGGCCGGCTGGCAGGCGCGCACGGCGACCCTGCTCCGAGCGGAGGGCTTCGCCGCCTCGCCCGCCGCCGCCATAGAGGCCGCGCGGCTCACACTGTCGCTCTGCGGATTGCGCGATCTCGCGACGCCCGGCCTCGACGAGATGCGCGATGGCGCGCTGGCCGCGCTCTGCAATGGCGATCCTGTGCCGCTGCGCGTCGTCGAGCGGCGGCTCTATATCGGCGAGACAATCGGCGAGATTTCCGGCGACGCGCCGCAGAGCCCGCTCGCGCGTGATCTCGCGCTCTGGCAGAAGCGCGTGAGGCTGGAGCCGAAGGATATCGAGAGCGACATACGTCTCGATCTGCGCACCGAGGCGGGTCTCGCGAAATCGACGCTGCTGCATCGGCTGCTTCTGCTCGGCGTCTCCTGGGGGACGCTCATCGAGGCGGACGCCGGCCGCGGCACGTTTCGCGAAATCTGGCGCCTCTCCTGGCGTCCGGAATTTTCGGTCGCGCTCGCCGAGGCGCTGATCTACGGCGTCACGATCGAGGAGGCCGCCGGCAATATCATCCGCGACCGCGCCGCGCATTGCGCGCGCGTCATGGACATGGCCAAGATCGTCCGCGCGAGCCTCGTCGCCGATCTTCCCGACGCCGCCGGAGCGGCGATCTCAGCGCTCCAGGCGCTCGCCGTCGACGCCAGCGATCTCACCGATCTGATGCTCGCCATAGCGCCGCTCGCGAGCGCGCTGCGCTATGGCGTCGCACGGCGGCTCCCCGAGGAGGCGCTGCGCGCGCTGGTGCATGCGCTCGCGGTGGAGGTCAATGCGGGCGTGCGCATCGGCTCGCGTCAACTCGCCGCCGATGTCGCCGCGGCGCGCGTTGCAGCCATGCGCGGCTTCGACGAGGCGCTGGCGATCTTCGACGCGCCCGATCTCGTCGCCGGCTGGCGCAAGGCGCTGACGCTCATCGTCGAGGACGAGCAGAGCGCGCCGGCGGCGGCGGGCTTCGCGCTTCGGCGCCTCCTCGATCTCGGCCTCTGGACCGCGGAGGCAGCCGCCGCGGCTTTCGTGCGCCGCATGTCCGCCGCGCCGCTGGAGGCTGGCGCCTTCCTCGAGCATTTCGTCGCCGGCGGCGCGGAAATTCTGCTTCAGGACGCGGCGCTGCTCGCGCTCGTGGACGCTTTCATCGTCGATCTCGACGACGATTCCTTTCTCGCCGCGCTTCCCTTGCTGCGACGCGCCTTCTCGGGCTTCGACAGCACGGCGCGCATCCGGCTTATCGATGGCGTCGCGCAAGGGCGGCGCACGCTCTCGCACGCGCCCGCGCCAGAACCCGAGGAGGATGATCCGGCCTTTGCGGCCGCGCTTCCTTTGCTGCTGCGCATTCTCGGACTCGAGGCCGCGTCATGACCAACGACAAGGAACGCATGCGCCGCTGGCGTCTCGCGGTCGGCGGCGAGGAGGCGGAGGCCGCTCTTTCGGACGCTGACCAGCGCCTCTCTCGCGCGCTCGGCGCGCTCTATGAGAGCGACCCCAAGACCGGCCGCCGTGGCGGGCTCGGCGCTTCGGCACCGCGCGTCGCGCGCTGGATCGACGACATTCGCGAATTTTTTCCGGCCTCCGTCGTCGAGGTGATTCAGAAGGACGCCTTCGAACGCCTCAATCTCAAAGCGCTGCTGTTGGATCCGGAGTTCATTGCGACTCTGGAGCCCGACGTGCATCTCGTCGCCGACCTCATGTCTCTGCGTTCGGCGATGCCGGAGAAGGCCAAGTGCTCCGCGCGCCTCGTCGTGCGGGCATGTGGTGGACGAGCTTATGCGGCGCCTCGCGCATAGGATGCTCGAAACGCTGCGCGGCGCGCTCGACCGCCAAAAGCGCACGCGGCGTCCCCGCGCGGCGGACATAGATTGGCGCCGGACCATCGGCGCCAATCTGCGCCATTATCAGCCGGAGCATAGGGCCATCGTGCCCGAGACGCTCATCGGCTTCGCGCGCCGGTCGAAGCAGCGCGCCGATATCGATCATGTGATCCTGTGCGTCGACCAATCGGGCTCGATGGCGGCCTCTGTCGTTTACGCGTCGATCTT containing:
- a CDS encoding SWIM zinc finger family protein, whose protein sequence is MALTLTRIEALAPDQASLAAARKLLKPSSWPTLASDEQGLVWGEAQGFGSAPYRVIVCETDAGYKCTCPSRKFPCKHSLALMWLRVEGQASFAQGEAPQWVRDWTARRRGPSAESAEQPPRETSIAKAILDENATAETAPEAEARAAALREKNRKAREAGVLAGLDELDVWLKDQIERGLAVFVVDAASSCRKMAERLVDAKAPGLATRLDSLPARLFGLGEALRPQAAAEELGLLHLIAEAYRRQATLDAPLRDDVRQMIGWTQTREALLADSGALRVSGRWRVFLTRAIVQPDRLRRVETWLLRERDAQGPRFALLLDFVPLSGGGNVFGYSTGDGFEAELVFYGSPVPLRALVARQIGPSAQSSAAPLPQQSLGRAFETYRSALAARPWLDIWPMAFHGARVRRAASGTFLVDETDAGFALPLASEQDAAAPGLAMASRLDGVGLWDGRVFLLAEASSDLGRWTQA
- a CDS encoding DUF5691 domain-containing protein, giving the protein MRRAAVSSLLPGFVVGTSRRALDYSRLAVPPADPKADLKALALLATALRFAPPPAPETYFAVSPRDSGRRLVTQEQRALMLRLFASGKPALAPQDDLAFAVALAMERARVAPHPFDFHRLEPFLRAHAERFGADALAFIERDKAIEERRSYFDAEFIVDDNWIDATPARRGDFLERRRLSDAPRARELAEAVWSGESADMRFRLLKAFRVGLCVEDRAFLEGLAKDRAPKVRDLAARLLGKLAGADPMLAEAMKRIRVGSRGLLRKRLALTMELPATVAKNNWRQWVRETFSEIEIADFVSALGATEEEAIEAAKGDAPLLGAMLLMTLRARRFDLFRKVAPLGADPLWLLIEDFFADSLDLPPDDRQSFAAAILQAEAPDARGGGVLAQAMSRLLRILEAPLAAPTFDHLFQLVAKADAQAVEAAAQPRLVALAPAEFHPRLRSRLEANASDEAAQSLVALDLLDSLESISTHGQ
- a CDS encoding ATP-binding protein, encoding MNELKLRRPAEDIFVQELDALRRGDDRPRPENWLMSPQAAVTYLIGGKAKDGTPISAKYVGNRRLVETAVATLATDRALLLLGLPGTAKSWVSEHLAAAVSGTSKRLIQCTAGTDENQIRYGWNYAMLLAHGPSMDALVKTPLTRAMEDGSILRLEELTRMGSDTQDTLITVLSEKTLPIPELDTAIDARRGFNVIATANNRDKGVNELSSALKRRFNVVVLPSPATIEEETGIVVKRVRETVTGLGLPPIKSPDAELMRIVTLFRELRDGKTLNGKIKLKTPSGSLSTAEAISVGVGAWAEAAHFGEGAMAAEHMAANLVGAVVKDPVQDMVALQEYLENVMRSREGWDDLYGAIRDVI
- a CDS encoding DUF5682 family protein, whose translation is MDSHLHLLGVRHHGPGSAALLVAALDRLDPAVVLIEGAPEGEALAPHVRGDGLKPPVAMLFYAPGEAKRAVFAPFAEFSPEWQAMRWALARGRPLRFIDWPASVSLAFTQKDEDAEAQRSDPLDLLAEAAGVANGEALWNTLVEESGGASDPVAAFAAIGEAMTEARRHAEESGAPAARRDAIREAFMRLSIRKALQDFGGAVVAIVGAWHIDGLRAKVSPTVDKATIKGLAKVKVEATWAPWTDSRLAFASGYGAGVVSPGWFRHLWRAYREETFEPLSFAAGWQARTATLLRAEGFAASPAAAIEAARLTLSLCGLRDLATPGLDEMRDGALAALCNGDPVPLRVVERRLYIGETIGEISGDAPQSPLARDLALWQKRVRLEPKDIESDIRLDLRTEAGLAKSTLLHRLLLLGVSWGTLIEADAGRGTFREIWRLSWRPEFSVALAEALIYGVTIEEAAGNIIRDRAAHCARVMDMAKIVRASLVADLPDAAGAAISALQALAVDASDLTDLMLAIAPLASALRYGVARRLPEEALRALVHALAVEVNAGVRIGSRQLAADVAAARVAAMRGFDEALAIFDAPDLVAGWRKALTLIVEDEQSAPAAAGFALRRLLDLGLWTAEAAAAAFVRRMSAAPLEAGAFLEHFVAGGAEILLQDAALLALVDAFIVDLDDDSFLAALPLLRRAFSGFDSTARIRLIDGVAQGRRTLSHAPAPEPEEDDPAFAAALPLLLRILGLEAAS